A single region of the Brachypodium distachyon strain Bd21 chromosome 3, Brachypodium_distachyon_v3.0, whole genome shotgun sequence genome encodes:
- the LOC100837799 gene encoding long-chain-alcohol oxidase FAO1 isoform X1, with translation MAASEEESKAAPGHPLLRVLRRDEYTHGLRPAQMEALRAMCGALIPSLPLPPEEGGNKDLERFYLASGADSAVPDEVAELAFTRCVWEAGVLVSVALWLLTTRLGTLALCGWLCVVDSSVRRFADMPVERREAALQRWTRARWLIPVKIAFAIVKSLLFNVFYTKVNENSENPCWKAIGYSVPDVEEQRRRRKNGTEATARRRPLDKGVVETRELDDAALLRSLAAKGLTVKPAASNGPHHTVQCDAVIVGSGCGGGVAAAVLAAAGHKVVVLEKGDYFAAQDYSSVEGPSMERLYEQGGIFCTSNVTTVLYSGTTVGGGSAVNWSASIRTPREILQEWSRGHGLPVFASAGYAQAMDAVSARLAVSDACLEEGFQNKVVRRGCEALGLPVDAVPRNSSADHYCGSCNLGCPTGDKRGTDTTWLVDAVEHGAVIITGCKADRFILESSYTGKGRRGKKCVGLVATCGITQKKLRIEAKVSISACGALMTPPLLRSSGLKNRHIGRNLHLHPVSMAWGYFPEEPEPQEQDAEEIISGKCYEGGIITSMHRVTERTIIETPALGPGAFASLVPWESGRDMKERMRRYARTAHAFALVRDRGAGSVDGEGRVHFVPSRDDNEELRNGLRRALRIMVAAGAAEVGTHRSDGLRLRCKGVRDEDLEAFLDDVAVARGPMQAGTDTWALLCSAHQMGSCRMGSSPREGAVDGSGESWEAEGLYVCDGSLLPTAVGVNPMITIQSLAYCLSKNIAESLAQSMKR, from the exons ATGGCGGCGTCGGAGGAAGAAAGCAAGGCGGCGCCGGGGCACCCGCTGCTGCGGGTGCTGAGGCGGGACGAGTACACCCACGGGCTGCGGCCGGCGCAGATGGAGGCGCTCCGGGCCATGTGCGGCGCGCTCATCCcctcgctgccgctgccgccggaggaaGGCGGCAATAAGGACCTCGAGCGCTTCTATCTCGCCTCCGGCGCCGACTCAGCCGTCCCCGACGAG GTGGCAGAGCTGGCCTTCACCCGGTGCGTATGGGAGGCAGGGGTGCTGGTGAGCGTGGCCCTCTGGCTCCTCACCACGAGGCTGGGCACATTGGCGCTGTGCGGCTGGCTGTGCGTCGTCGACTCCTCCGTGCGGCGGTTCGCCGACATGCCGGTggagcggcgggaggcggcgctgcagcgGTGGACCAGGGCGCGCTGGCTCATCCCCGTCAAGATCGCCTTCGCCATCGTCAAGAGCCTCCTCTTCAACGTCTTCTACACCAAG GTGAACGAGAACTCTGAGAATCCATGCTGGAAAGCAATAGGCTACAGCGTGCCGGACGTGGAAGAGCAACGACGACGGAGGAAAAATGGTACAGAAGCgacagcacggcggcggcctctgGACAAGGGCGTCGTGGAGACAAGGGAACTGGACGACGCCGCCCTGCTCAGGTCACTCGCGGCCAAGGGCCTCACGGTGAAGCCGGCCGCGTCGAACGGCCCGCACCACACGGTGCAATGCGACGCCGTCATCGTCGGCtcaggctgcggcggcggcgtggcggccgCGGTGCTCGCAGCGGCGGGGCACAAGGTGGTCGTCCTCGAGAAGGGCGACTACTTCGCGGCCCAAGACTACAGCTCGGTGGAGGGCCCGTCCATGGAGCGGCTCTACGAGCAAGGAGGCATCTTCTGCACGTCCAACGTGACCACCGTGCTGTACTCCGGCAccaccgtcggcggcgggtCGGCCGTGAACTGGTCGGCAAGCATCCGCACCCCGCGGGAGATCTTGCAGGAGTGGTCGCGCGGCCACGGGCTCCCGGTGTTCGCGAGCGCCGGGTACGCGCAGGCCATGGACGCCGTGTCCGCCCGGCTCGCGGTGTCCGACGCGTGCCTGGAGGAAGGGTTCCAGAACAAGGTGGTGCGCCGCGGCTGCGAGGCGCTCGGGCTGCCCGTCGACGCCGTGCCGCGCAACTCGTCCGCGGACCACTACTGCGGGAGCTGCAATCTGGGCTGCCCCACGGGCGACAAGCGCGGCACCGACACGACGTGGCTCGTCGACGCCGTCGAGCACGGCGCCGTCATCATCACCGGGTGCAAGGCCGACCGCTTCATACTGGAGAGTAGTTATACAGGGAAAGGCCGGCGGGGAAAGAAGTGCGTCGGGCTTGTGGCGACGTGCGGCATTACCCAGAAGAAGCTGCGCATCGAGGCCAAGGTGTCCATCTCGGCGTGCGGGGCGCTCatgacgccgccgctgctgcgcaGCAGCGGGCTCAAGAACCGGCACATCGGCCGGAACCTGCACCTCCACCCGGTGTCCATGGCGTGGGGCTACTTCCCGGAGGAACCGGAGCCGCAGGAGCAGGATGCCGAGGAGATCATCAGCGGCAAGTGCTACGAGGGCGGGATCATAACGAGCATGCACCGGGTCACCGAACGCACCATCATCGAGACCCCCGCGCTAGGGCCGGGCGCGTTCGCGTCGCTGGTCCCGTGGGAGTCGGGCCGGGACATGAAGGAGCGGATGCGGCGGTACGCGCGCACGGCGCACGCGTTCGCGCTGGTGCGCGACCGCGGCGCCGGGTCCGTCGACGGGGAAGGCCGCGTGCACTTCGTCCCGAGCCGCGACgacaacgaggagctccgcaACGGGCTGCGGCGCGCGCTGCGCATCATGGTGGCCGCGGGCGCGGCCGAGGTGGGCACGCACCGGAGCGACGGGCTCCGGCTTCGGTGCAAGGGGGTCCGGGACGAGGACCTGGAGGCGTTCCTCGACGACGTGGCCGTCGCGAGGGGCCCGATGCAGGCAGGCACCGACACGTGGGCGCTCCTCTGCTCGGCGCACCAGATGGGGAGCTGCCGGATGGGGTCCAGCCCCAGGGAGGGCGCCGTGGATGGCAGCGGCGAGAGCTGGGAGGCCGAGGGCCTGTACGTCTGCGACGGCAGCCTCCTCCCCACCGCCGTCGGTGTCAATCCCATGATCACCATACAGTCCCTTGCCTACTGCCTCTCCAAGAACATCGCAGAGTCCTTGGCCCAGAGCATGAAGCGTTAG
- the LOC100837799 gene encoding long-chain-alcohol oxidase FAO1 isoform X2: MPVERREAALQRWTRARWLIPVKIAFAIVKSLLFNVFYTKVNENSENPCWKAIGYSVPDVEEQRRRRKNGTEATARRRPLDKGVVETRELDDAALLRSLAAKGLTVKPAASNGPHHTVQCDAVIVGSGCGGGVAAAVLAAAGHKVVVLEKGDYFAAQDYSSVEGPSMERLYEQGGIFCTSNVTTVLYSGTTVGGGSAVNWSASIRTPREILQEWSRGHGLPVFASAGYAQAMDAVSARLAVSDACLEEGFQNKVVRRGCEALGLPVDAVPRNSSADHYCGSCNLGCPTGDKRGTDTTWLVDAVEHGAVIITGCKADRFILESSYTGKGRRGKKCVGLVATCGITQKKLRIEAKVSISACGALMTPPLLRSSGLKNRHIGRNLHLHPVSMAWGYFPEEPEPQEQDAEEIISGKCYEGGIITSMHRVTERTIIETPALGPGAFASLVPWESGRDMKERMRRYARTAHAFALVRDRGAGSVDGEGRVHFVPSRDDNEELRNGLRRALRIMVAAGAAEVGTHRSDGLRLRCKGVRDEDLEAFLDDVAVARGPMQAGTDTWALLCSAHQMGSCRMGSSPREGAVDGSGESWEAEGLYVCDGSLLPTAVGVNPMITIQSLAYCLSKNIAESLAQSMKR; encoded by the exons ATGCCGGTggagcggcgggaggcggcgctgcagcgGTGGACCAGGGCGCGCTGGCTCATCCCCGTCAAGATCGCCTTCGCCATCGTCAAGAGCCTCCTCTTCAACGTCTTCTACACCAAG GTGAACGAGAACTCTGAGAATCCATGCTGGAAAGCAATAGGCTACAGCGTGCCGGACGTGGAAGAGCAACGACGACGGAGGAAAAATGGTACAGAAGCgacagcacggcggcggcctctgGACAAGGGCGTCGTGGAGACAAGGGAACTGGACGACGCCGCCCTGCTCAGGTCACTCGCGGCCAAGGGCCTCACGGTGAAGCCGGCCGCGTCGAACGGCCCGCACCACACGGTGCAATGCGACGCCGTCATCGTCGGCtcaggctgcggcggcggcgtggcggccgCGGTGCTCGCAGCGGCGGGGCACAAGGTGGTCGTCCTCGAGAAGGGCGACTACTTCGCGGCCCAAGACTACAGCTCGGTGGAGGGCCCGTCCATGGAGCGGCTCTACGAGCAAGGAGGCATCTTCTGCACGTCCAACGTGACCACCGTGCTGTACTCCGGCAccaccgtcggcggcgggtCGGCCGTGAACTGGTCGGCAAGCATCCGCACCCCGCGGGAGATCTTGCAGGAGTGGTCGCGCGGCCACGGGCTCCCGGTGTTCGCGAGCGCCGGGTACGCGCAGGCCATGGACGCCGTGTCCGCCCGGCTCGCGGTGTCCGACGCGTGCCTGGAGGAAGGGTTCCAGAACAAGGTGGTGCGCCGCGGCTGCGAGGCGCTCGGGCTGCCCGTCGACGCCGTGCCGCGCAACTCGTCCGCGGACCACTACTGCGGGAGCTGCAATCTGGGCTGCCCCACGGGCGACAAGCGCGGCACCGACACGACGTGGCTCGTCGACGCCGTCGAGCACGGCGCCGTCATCATCACCGGGTGCAAGGCCGACCGCTTCATACTGGAGAGTAGTTATACAGGGAAAGGCCGGCGGGGAAAGAAGTGCGTCGGGCTTGTGGCGACGTGCGGCATTACCCAGAAGAAGCTGCGCATCGAGGCCAAGGTGTCCATCTCGGCGTGCGGGGCGCTCatgacgccgccgctgctgcgcaGCAGCGGGCTCAAGAACCGGCACATCGGCCGGAACCTGCACCTCCACCCGGTGTCCATGGCGTGGGGCTACTTCCCGGAGGAACCGGAGCCGCAGGAGCAGGATGCCGAGGAGATCATCAGCGGCAAGTGCTACGAGGGCGGGATCATAACGAGCATGCACCGGGTCACCGAACGCACCATCATCGAGACCCCCGCGCTAGGGCCGGGCGCGTTCGCGTCGCTGGTCCCGTGGGAGTCGGGCCGGGACATGAAGGAGCGGATGCGGCGGTACGCGCGCACGGCGCACGCGTTCGCGCTGGTGCGCGACCGCGGCGCCGGGTCCGTCGACGGGGAAGGCCGCGTGCACTTCGTCCCGAGCCGCGACgacaacgaggagctccgcaACGGGCTGCGGCGCGCGCTGCGCATCATGGTGGCCGCGGGCGCGGCCGAGGTGGGCACGCACCGGAGCGACGGGCTCCGGCTTCGGTGCAAGGGGGTCCGGGACGAGGACCTGGAGGCGTTCCTCGACGACGTGGCCGTCGCGAGGGGCCCGATGCAGGCAGGCACCGACACGTGGGCGCTCCTCTGCTCGGCGCACCAGATGGGGAGCTGCCGGATGGGGTCCAGCCCCAGGGAGGGCGCCGTGGATGGCAGCGGCGAGAGCTGGGAGGCCGAGGGCCTGTACGTCTGCGACGGCAGCCTCCTCCCCACCGCCGTCGGTGTCAATCCCATGATCACCATACAGTCCCTTGCCTACTGCCTCTCCAAGAACATCGCAGAGTCCTTGGCCCAGAGCATGAAGCGTTAG